The Methanothrix soehngenii GP6 genome has a window encoding:
- a CDS encoding ABC transporter substrate-binding protein, protein MLKKIVLIMICLSLFIMAGSAESITVVDSTGRSVSVNVPVQKVVSLGTGVAEYLYALDGEKSLVGRDSYSHFPPGLEEVPIAGKSSYSPDLERIISLHPDLVIADTMLSDDDSKELENAGIPVMLESLVDPAKDNEVMEKLGALMGKEERAQEITDFIAGYQDMIQERIASVKPEDRPKVFFEWAGKPYYTVSNGNPSDTLIRLAGGDNIAKDLGNSTHSYPTVSPEWVVEVDPDVIIQQRSSDKAFTGNELKTLRDEIIARPELADVKAVKDGRVYLVSGELRYGVRSVICQIYMAKLFYPELFQDVDPEEVHQELAEKFYGLSQLDGVYTYPTGSSI, encoded by the coding sequence TTGCTCAAGAAAATCGTCTTGATAATGATATGCCTCAGCCTATTCATCATGGCGGGTAGTGCTGAGAGCATAACAGTTGTTGACTCCACCGGACGCTCTGTAAGCGTGAATGTGCCGGTGCAAAAGGTTGTATCGCTGGGGACAGGTGTTGCAGAGTACCTTTATGCTCTGGATGGAGAAAAGAGCCTGGTAGGAAGGGATTCTTATTCTCATTTCCCGCCGGGCTTAGAAGAGGTGCCTATTGCCGGGAAGAGCTCCTATTCGCCAGATCTGGAGCGGATAATATCGCTCCATCCGGACCTGGTGATCGCAGATACCATGCTGTCGGATGATGATTCAAAAGAGCTTGAGAATGCAGGAATCCCTGTGATGCTCGAGTCCCTTGTAGATCCGGCCAAAGATAATGAGGTTATGGAAAAGCTGGGAGCATTGATGGGGAAGGAAGAGCGCGCCCAGGAGATCACCGATTTTATCGCAGGCTATCAGGATATGATTCAAGAACGCATCGCAAGCGTAAAACCTGAGGACAGGCCCAAGGTCTTCTTTGAATGGGCTGGAAAGCCGTATTACACTGTTTCTAACGGCAACCCCTCAGATACATTGATCCGACTGGCAGGCGGAGACAACATTGCAAAAGATCTGGGAAACAGCACTCATTCATATCCCACCGTCAGCCCGGAGTGGGTGGTAGAGGTTGATCCGGATGTGATAATCCAGCAAAGGTCCAGCGACAAGGCATTCACAGGAAATGAGCTGAAGACGCTGAGAGACGAGATCATCGCCCGCCCTGAGCTTGCTGACGTGAAGGCCGTCAAGGATGGTAGGGTTTATCTGGTCTCCGGAGAGCTCAGATACGGCGTGCGCTCTGTTATCTGCCAGATTTACATGGCCAAGCTGTTCTATCCAGAGCTGTTTCAGGATGTGGATCCAGAGGAAGTCCACCAGGAGCTTGCAGAGAAGTTCTATGGTCTGAGCCAACTTGATGGCGTTTACACATATCCCACGGGCTCATCAATCTGA
- a CDS encoding precorrin-8X methylmutase — MDEKYTDIGATTPEAMDISRRSRKIISEIVGDRTPEDRIRQRCAIATGDPSVAEIMRFVKDPISAGLRALDEKARIFVDINMVKDGVVKKGHQCSITAMIGKGDDLAEKDGITRTSAGVLAFQSELSGGIVMIGNAPSALLTLCDLIASGIVKPALVIGTPVGFVNAAASKERLRSLDVPSISIVGTRGGTPIAVAAMNEMINMYDRS, encoded by the coding sequence ATGGATGAGAAATATACCGATATTGGAGCCACTACTCCTGAGGCAATGGATATAAGCAGAAGGAGCAGAAAGATCATCTCGGAGATAGTGGGAGACAGAACGCCAGAGGACAGAATCAGACAGAGATGCGCAATAGCCACTGGCGACCCCAGTGTGGCCGAGATCATGAGGTTCGTGAAGGATCCCATAAGTGCAGGGCTAAGGGCCCTTGATGAAAAGGCCAGGATATTTGTGGATATCAATATGGTAAAGGATGGAGTGGTCAAGAAAGGCCATCAATGCTCCATCACAGCCATGATTGGAAAGGGCGATGATCTGGCCGAAAAAGATGGAATTACCAGGACTTCGGCAGGCGTTCTGGCATTTCAAAGCGAGTTATCTGGAGGCATCGTGATGATAGGCAATGCGCCATCAGCACTTCTGACTCTCTGCGACCTCATAGCCTCTGGGATTGTCAAGCCGGCCCTGGTCATCGGCACGCCAGTCGGCTTTGTGAACGCAGCAGCAAGCAAAGAACGTCTCAGGAGTCTGGACGTGCCGTCCATATCGATCGTGGGCACGCGCGGGGGAACGCCTATTGCAGTAGCAGCCATGAATGAGATGATCAATATGTATGATAGATCCTGA
- a CDS encoding C13 family peptidase, producing MANKSSELLSLAEPAATDTEVPAFGGSQALLNKADAANLVQNSIVNPLWANADQEDGLKVLQYSEILPQGTLIEPAFETFGRPSAAIVSQNPSWLFMIDEMPGAHFAHPVKLVVVDAVTRDQQVIETEWWPKVDSRQVFDKESIRADPALITFYKKPSRLTDAISDIRMIDSGLLAVASQCDAWAVIVCGFNDLPDTFDEDTEGIYSILKSLGIDDSHIYFLSPHTGHTGVDALNTIENVQWAINEVAAKSGVNDKVLFFYSSHGGVDGLVCSTGTSGGTIYAGDLDNWLDRITCKEMAIIVEACHSGSLIGKYSDGTFVPAESDLTADGETNRVIFTSASTDSSSYPDIDGPDDPNPSDSGSESIYGYIMAFSEPSADEDGDGRISFGEAYQYAWDNDVTRLRGDNMPQMLEAGLNRNNVFHQCLSSQTGSKFKKPLYEVPFERIIPEVIPQPGPVEKIVSRSGGL from the coding sequence ATGGCAAATAAAAGCTCAGAGCTTCTCTCTCTGGCCGAGCCCGCTGCAACAGATACTGAGGTTCCAGCATTCGGGGGCTCGCAGGCGCTATTAAATAAGGCAGATGCCGCCAATCTAGTACAGAATTCCATTGTCAATCCTCTATGGGCTAACGCCGACCAGGAAGATGGATTGAAGGTACTTCAGTACAGCGAGATTCTGCCTCAGGGTACTCTGATAGAGCCGGCTTTTGAGACTTTTGGCCGGCCTTCGGCTGCAATCGTCAGCCAGAACCCAAGCTGGCTTTTTATGATCGACGAGATGCCAGGAGCGCATTTTGCCCATCCCGTTAAGCTGGTGGTGGTGGATGCGGTTACAAGAGATCAGCAGGTCATAGAGACGGAATGGTGGCCAAAGGTTGATTCTCGCCAGGTCTTCGACAAGGAGTCCATCAGGGCTGATCCAGCGCTCATCACATTTTATAAGAAACCGTCGCGCCTAACAGATGCAATCTCCGACATAAGGATGATTGATTCAGGTCTCTTGGCAGTTGCCTCGCAGTGTGACGCCTGGGCGGTAATCGTGTGCGGATTCAATGATCTTCCAGATACCTTTGACGAAGATACCGAGGGCATATACAGCATTCTCAAGAGCCTGGGGATCGACGACAGCCACATCTACTTCCTGAGCCCCCATACAGGCCATACGGGCGTGGATGCGCTAAATACGATTGAGAACGTGCAATGGGCAATAAACGAGGTTGCCGCCAAGTCTGGCGTCAACGATAAGGTGCTGTTCTTCTACAGCTCTCATGGCGGAGTTGACGGCCTGGTTTGCTCCACCGGCACTTCTGGCGGAACGATATATGCAGGCGATCTGGACAACTGGCTGGACAGGATCACCTGCAAAGAGATGGCGATTATCGTGGAGGCATGCCATAGCGGCAGCCTGATCGGCAAATACAGCGATGGAACATTCGTGCCCGCGGAAAGCGACCTGACAGCAGATGGAGAGACCAACCGCGTGATATTCACATCGGCCTCGACAGATTCTTCATCCTATCCGGACATAGACGGACCCGATGATCCCAATCCATCCGACAGCGGCAGCGAATCGATCTACGGCTATATCATGGCCTTCAGCGAGCCCTCTGCGGATGAGGACGGCGATGGAAGGATCAGCTTTGGCGAAGCATACCAGTATGCCTGGGATAACGATGTCACGCGCCTAAGGGGGGACAACATGCCGCAGATGCTGGAGGCGGGGCTGAACAGGAACAATGTCTTCCATCAGTGCCTGTCGTCTCAGACGGGATCGAAATTCAAGAAGCCTTTGTATGAGGTTCCATTTGAGCGAATAATACCTGAAGTGATACCTCAGCCTGGTCCAGTAGAGAAAATCGTTTCGAGGAGCGGTGGGCTGTAA
- a CDS encoding ABC transporter substrate-binding protein — MRLRRHLLREALSISITLILLMAAATVLCASCAAQAASENITIIDSAGREVEIPYPANKVVLLTADNCELAVVLDARDKVVGVEKSAPGYAEIGEMFGKAANAGGSQEPDFEKIADLNPDVVLGYKSSLENGVADELKGMGIPFVVCECNRIQTFEKDVELMGRILGKEDNAKEFLAFHNSIMDLIAERTRSISSDQRTSLYLTGGGTTFGKDGGIEPYLSAVGAKSIGSELPGESSVTVDPEWVLDQDPQVIVHWITSSKIKPTPEPLIEVKESYSNDPVLNMTTAVKDGRVHVIGWCLFKGLRFSIGLLYWAKWCHPELFQDIDPEEYNREYVKKFLGIDLENVWAQ; from the coding sequence ATGAGACTCAGAAGACATCTATTGAGGGAAGCTCTAAGCATATCGATCACCTTGATTTTGCTTATGGCTGCAGCAACTGTTTTATGCGCAAGCTGTGCTGCACAGGCCGCGTCTGAGAATATTACTATTATCGATTCGGCAGGGAGAGAAGTAGAGATTCCGTATCCAGCTAACAAAGTCGTCTTGCTCACAGCCGACAATTGCGAACTGGCGGTCGTATTGGATGCCCGGGATAAGGTTGTTGGAGTAGAAAAAAGCGCACCCGGTTACGCAGAAATTGGGGAGATGTTCGGGAAAGCAGCAAATGCCGGGGGCAGCCAGGAGCCAGACTTTGAGAAGATTGCAGATTTAAACCCTGATGTGGTCTTGGGGTATAAATCCTCACTTGAGAATGGAGTGGCAGATGAGCTGAAAGGCATGGGAATCCCCTTTGTCGTCTGCGAGTGCAACAGAATTCAAACTTTTGAGAAAGATGTTGAGCTTATGGGCAGGATTCTCGGCAAGGAAGATAATGCAAAAGAGTTTCTTGCCTTTCACAATTCCATAATGGATTTGATTGCAGAAAGGACCCGCAGCATAAGTTCCGATCAAAGGACTTCTCTGTATCTTACTGGGGGCGGGACAACATTTGGCAAAGATGGCGGCATAGAACCGTATTTGAGCGCAGTTGGAGCGAAAAGCATTGGCTCAGAGCTTCCTGGAGAATCATCAGTTACAGTGGATCCTGAATGGGTTTTGGATCAAGATCCTCAGGTGATCGTTCATTGGATTACGAGCTCAAAAATAAAACCAACTCCTGAACCCCTCATTGAAGTGAAGGAGTCTTACTCAAACGACCCCGTTTTGAACATGACGACGGCCGTAAAGGATGGAAGAGTGCACGTCATTGGGTGGTGTTTGTTTAAGGGACTGCGGTTCTCCATAGGTCTTCTATACTGGGCCAAATGGTGTCATCCGGAGTTGTTCCAGGATATTGATCCTGAAGAGTATAACCGCGAATATGTGAAAAAATTCTTGGGTATTGATCTTGAAAATGTGTGGGCTCAGTGA
- a CDS encoding IS4 family transposase codes for MRKGVSQIEKDIVEQELTRMFESKWIRDKARESGLIERERKIDPVIMFWTLAIGYGSQLYRTIVELKRVYEVRGKVSISDSSWHDRFTPELVKFLRECVIHGIEHISEEPSRILGDRLASFRDVMIQDSTIIRLHKSLADKWPATRSRKVAAGVKVAFLTSAIANSPKSISILPENTNDVKTLKIGPWVKDIILLIDLGFYKYQLFSRIVENGGSFVSRLKSNANPLIVGTNQVRNTRGVDLNGKHLKDIKLEKSDDIFDVNVEVSFDRRSYRGESKKDNKIFRLVAIYNTEAEEHHFYLTNISSDILNASEVAAVYSGRWEVELIFKELKSRYALDQITTKSPYAIEALIWVSILTLLVSRKLYSIVRKLNPGAKMVRFTQLRWSNIFVQNSSHLLSAILDYLGIEHDFSTVLNVCSSEALDPHVNRERFREGLWS; via the coding sequence ATGCGAAAAGGAGTATCACAAATTGAGAAAGATATAGTCGAGCAAGAACTAACCAGGATGTTTGAATCCAAGTGGATTCGAGATAAAGCAAGAGAGAGCGGATTGATCGAAAGAGAAAGAAAGATTGATCCAGTGATAATGTTTTGGACTCTCGCTATCGGCTATGGCTCACAGTTGTATCGAACTATAGTGGAGTTGAAACGCGTTTACGAAGTCAGAGGGAAAGTATCAATTTCAGACAGCAGTTGGCATGATCGTTTCACTCCAGAACTGGTAAAATTTCTCAGAGAATGTGTGATTCACGGCATAGAGCACATTTCTGAAGAACCCAGTAGGATTTTGGGTGACCGTCTAGCTAGCTTTCGGGATGTAATGATTCAAGATAGCACTATTATTCGGCTTCATAAAAGCCTTGCTGATAAGTGGCCAGCCACTCGTTCCCGAAAAGTGGCTGCAGGAGTAAAAGTGGCATTTTTAACAAGTGCCATAGCCAATAGTCCAAAAAGCATTTCGATACTGCCTGAGAATACCAACGATGTAAAGACCTTAAAAATAGGTCCCTGGGTAAAAGATATAATATTATTAATAGATCTAGGATTTTACAAATATCAACTGTTCAGCAGGATAGTTGAAAACGGCGGATCCTTTGTCTCTCGCCTCAAGAGCAATGCAAATCCCTTAATAGTAGGAACAAATCAGGTACGCAATACCCGTGGCGTTGATCTAAACGGGAAACATTTGAAAGATATTAAACTAGAAAAATCCGATGATATTTTTGATGTAAATGTGGAAGTATCATTTGACCGAAGATCCTATCGCGGCGAGAGCAAAAAAGATAATAAGATATTTAGATTAGTCGCCATTTATAATACCGAAGCAGAAGAACATCACTTTTATCTAACTAATATTTCATCAGATATATTAAATGCTTCAGAGGTTGCAGCGGTTTATTCTGGGAGATGGGAAGTCGAACTCATCTTCAAAGAATTGAAGAGCAGATATGCGCTAGATCAGATAACAACAAAGAGCCCATACGCGATTGAGGCCTTAATCTGGGTCTCAATTTTGACGCTTCTTGTCAGCAGAAAATTGTATTCGATAGTGCGAAAACTAAATCCCGGTGCCAAAATGGTTCGCTTTACTCAATTGAGATGGAGTAACATCTTTGTCCAAAATTCCTCGCATCTATTGTCTGCGATATTGGATTACCTTGGAATAGAGCATGATTTCTCTACAGTCTTAAATGTGTGTTCAAGTGAGGCACTTGATCCGCATGTCAATAGAGAACGATTCAGGGAGGGATTGTGGTCTTAA
- the cobN gene encoding cobaltochelatase subunit CobN: MSNDNRDKNGDVNMKKIKIAYISTTGLDVFPLITALEELETEKGDVAEVILRSKDDLADPKTMDDFMSFAVGSDLAILSLHGGKAILGSFDEIAGRLRDANVPMYAQDTSKLDPELMSISTVGRDVHTSIFRYLAYGGKDNSKNLLLYCLNQFLGTSYEVGEPKRPPWEGIYHPDFGYIATLDEYFRKNYKEGRPTIGLWFYSGFWQADNLRFVDSLIREIERRDANVIPVFLYSLKDVELGTKGAEWVIDNYFMKDGQPVIDALISTLMFSLTMKPRDEEKLFDKPFFERLGVPVIKAILTYNTEEEWRESFQGLNPMDVSMSIAMPEFDGMLIAVPVAAKKMTETDTLTGAKLTRFEPIDERVRKIVSLTLNWAKLRHISNQEKRVAIIFHNYPPRNDRIGTAFGLDSPVSVYNILRDLEGEGYGLESLPESGQVLIESMISRVTNDRRWSSPEMMAEKAIDLVPAEQYRKWFEELPGAIQEKMVMSWGEPPGELFVHQGELIIPGISNGNIFIGLQPPRGFLENPEAIYHSPDLPIPHHYYAYYRWIRDVFRADLVMHIGKHGSLEWLPGKSVGLSESCFPDIAISDLPNIYPYIINNPGEGTQAKRRSYCCIIDHLIPVMHNADIYDEMAQIEVMLHDYTHAASEDPAKLPTQRKMIWEKVCEAKLDHDLETDEETAFSDFDSFLERLHGYLHEIADTQIRDGLHIFGEPPEGSRLEEFLVALTRLKNGKVPSLREALVHLQGFDYDHLLECRGKLLDGERSGGHIIEEVHELSLKIMKRFHEAGFSVDDIPSVLLEIVGRTDPDVEAVLRYIGMTLVPNIASTTNELTNTLVACRGGFVPPGPSGAPTRGMADILPTGRNFYSVDPLAIPSQAAWKVGIAQAEALLDRYLKEEGKYPENVGIIVWGTPIMRTKGDDVAEILYLMGVRPVWEPRSGRVTGLELIPLQDLNRPRIDVTLRISGFFRDAFPNIVTLLDEAVELVASLREPPESNYLARHVAEEIAEKVGQGIDFEKAKEEACYRIFGCRPGAYGAGVCDAIDSKNWKDEHDLAEIYITWGGYAYGKKNYGITVPEQFRRRLGQLDLTVKNEDSREWDMLDGDDFYSFHGGMIAAVKSIKGELPKSYCGDSSDPERVKIRNTVEETKHIFRARILNPKWIESMKRHGYKGAGDMSRMVDIAFGWDATAEVLEDWMYEELANRYALDEKMQEWLKDVNPHALLNISERLLEAIDRNMWNATDEMKQKLREVYLEIEGMIEDDSA, encoded by the coding sequence ATTTCAAACGATAACCGAGATAAAAATGGCGATGTCAATATGAAGAAGATCAAGATCGCATATATCAGCACAACAGGGCTTGACGTATTCCCATTAATAACAGCGCTCGAGGAGTTGGAGACAGAAAAAGGTGATGTGGCAGAGGTCATTCTCCGATCCAAAGATGATCTGGCCGATCCAAAGACCATGGACGATTTCATGAGCTTCGCAGTCGGGTCGGATCTGGCAATACTGAGCCTTCACGGCGGCAAGGCGATCCTTGGCAGTTTCGATGAGATAGCCGGTAGACTAAGAGATGCAAATGTTCCGATGTACGCCCAGGATACGTCCAAGCTGGACCCTGAGCTCATGAGCATCTCAACGGTAGGTAGAGATGTGCATACCTCGATATTCCGCTATCTTGCCTATGGGGGAAAAGATAACTCCAAGAACCTGCTCCTTTACTGCCTGAATCAATTCCTCGGCACAAGCTACGAGGTCGGCGAGCCGAAGAGGCCTCCCTGGGAGGGGATATACCACCCGGACTTTGGCTACATTGCCACGCTTGATGAATACTTCCGGAAGAACTACAAAGAAGGCAGGCCCACAATTGGTCTGTGGTTTTACAGCGGCTTCTGGCAGGCCGACAACCTGAGGTTTGTCGATAGCCTGATCAGAGAGATCGAGAGAAGAGATGCCAACGTCATCCCGGTCTTTCTCTACAGCCTGAAGGATGTGGAACTCGGGACCAAGGGCGCCGAATGGGTGATTGATAACTATTTCATGAAAGACGGGCAGCCGGTGATAGACGCCCTGATCTCCACCCTCATGTTCTCCCTTACCATGAAGCCCAGGGATGAGGAGAAGCTTTTTGACAAACCATTCTTCGAGAGGCTGGGCGTTCCAGTGATTAAGGCAATACTGACCTACAACACCGAGGAGGAGTGGAGGGAGTCATTTCAGGGTTTGAATCCGATGGATGTGAGCATGAGCATTGCCATGCCCGAATTCGACGGAATGCTGATAGCGGTGCCCGTAGCCGCCAAAAAGATGACAGAGACTGACACGCTTACCGGAGCCAAGCTAACCAGATTTGAGCCGATCGATGAGAGGGTGCGAAAGATCGTCAGTCTCACCTTGAACTGGGCAAAACTGAGGCATATCTCGAATCAGGAGAAAAGGGTAGCCATAATCTTCCACAACTACCCTCCCAGAAACGACCGGATTGGCACCGCCTTCGGCCTTGATTCGCCTGTATCCGTATACAACATCCTGCGTGACCTTGAAGGGGAAGGATACGGGCTGGAGAGCCTTCCTGAGAGCGGCCAGGTTCTGATCGAGAGCATGATCTCCAGGGTCACCAACGACAGACGCTGGTCGAGCCCTGAGATGATGGCTGAGAAGGCGATCGACCTCGTCCCTGCAGAGCAGTACAGAAAATGGTTTGAAGAGCTTCCCGGGGCCATACAGGAGAAGATGGTCATGTCTTGGGGAGAGCCGCCAGGCGAACTCTTCGTCCACCAGGGAGAGCTCATAATCCCCGGAATCAGCAACGGCAATATCTTCATTGGACTTCAGCCGCCACGTGGTTTCCTGGAAAACCCTGAAGCCATTTATCACAGCCCGGACCTTCCCATACCGCACCACTATTATGCCTATTACCGCTGGATCCGGGACGTCTTCCGGGCTGACCTGGTCATGCACATCGGAAAACATGGCTCCCTGGAATGGCTTCCCGGAAAGTCGGTGGGGCTTTCAGAATCATGCTTCCCAGACATCGCCATATCCGATCTGCCTAACATCTATCCATACATCATAAACAACCCCGGGGAGGGAACCCAGGCCAAGAGGAGGAGCTACTGCTGCATCATCGACCACCTGATTCCGGTGATGCACAATGCCGACATTTATGATGAGATGGCGCAGATCGAGGTGATGCTTCACGATTATACTCATGCGGCATCCGAAGATCCGGCAAAGTTGCCGACTCAGAGAAAGATGATCTGGGAGAAGGTTTGCGAGGCGAAGCTTGACCACGACCTGGAGACAGATGAAGAGACCGCCTTCAGCGACTTTGACAGTTTCCTGGAGAGACTGCACGGATATCTTCATGAGATAGCAGACACTCAGATCAGAGACGGCCTGCACATCTTTGGCGAACCTCCAGAGGGCTCCAGGCTGGAAGAATTTCTGGTGGCCTTGACCAGATTGAAGAACGGAAAGGTGCCGTCTTTGAGAGAAGCTCTGGTTCATCTTCAGGGATTTGACTACGACCATCTGCTGGAGTGCCGGGGAAAGCTTTTGGACGGGGAAAGAAGCGGAGGCCATATCATCGAGGAGGTTCACGAGCTCTCGCTTAAGATCATGAAGCGGTTTCACGAGGCGGGATTCTCCGTCGACGATATCCCGTCAGTCCTATTAGAGATTGTGGGCCGCACAGACCCTGATGTTGAGGCGGTGTTAAGGTATATCGGCATGACCCTTGTGCCCAATATCGCCTCCACGACAAACGAGCTGACCAATACGCTGGTCGCCTGCAGAGGCGGATTTGTGCCGCCGGGACCTTCGGGGGCTCCTACCAGAGGAATGGCCGACATCCTTCCCACGGGCAGGAACTTCTACTCGGTCGATCCGCTGGCGATACCATCACAGGCCGCCTGGAAGGTAGGCATTGCTCAGGCAGAGGCTTTGCTTGATAGATATCTGAAAGAGGAAGGCAAGTATCCCGAGAACGTTGGAATCATAGTTTGGGGCACTCCCATCATGCGCACCAAGGGAGATGACGTGGCCGAGATCCTCTATCTCATGGGAGTTCGGCCCGTATGGGAGCCGCGCAGCGGAAGAGTAACCGGCCTGGAACTCATACCCCTGCAGGACCTGAACCGACCCCGCATAGATGTCACCCTCAGAATAAGCGGCTTCTTCCGGGACGCTTTTCCGAACATCGTGACCCTCCTCGACGAGGCAGTGGAGCTGGTGGCCAGCTTGAGGGAGCCGCCTGAATCCAACTATTTGGCCAGGCATGTGGCAGAAGAGATCGCTGAGAAGGTCGGCCAGGGAATCGACTTTGAGAAGGCAAAAGAGGAGGCATGCTACAGGATCTTTGGCTGCCGCCCCGGCGCTTACGGTGCAGGAGTGTGCGATGCCATCGACTCCAAGAACTGGAAGGACGAGCACGATCTGGCAGAGATTTACATCACCTGGGGGGGCTACGCCTACGGGAAGAAGAACTACGGCATAACTGTGCCCGAGCAGTTCAGGAGGAGGCTTGGCCAGCTGGATCTGACTGTGAAGAACGAGGACTCCAGAGAGTGGGACATGCTTGATGGCGACGATTTCTATTCCTTCCATGGGGGCATGATCGCTGCAGTCAAATCAATCAAGGGGGAGCTGCCCAAGTCGTACTGCGGTGACAGCTCAGACCCGGAGCGGGTGAAGATAAGGAATACCGTTGAAGAGACCAAGCACATCTTCCGGGCCAGGATTCTCAATCCCAAATGGATCGAGAGCATGAAACGCCACGGCTACAAGGGCGCTGGTGACATGTCAAGGATGGTGGACATTGCTTTTGGCTGGGATGCCACAGCTGAGGTTCTGGAGGACTGGATGTACGAGGAGCTTGCCAACAGGTACGCCCTGGACGAAAAGATGCAGGAGTGGCTCAAGGATGTGAATCCTCATGCTCTACTGAATATATCTGAGCGTCTCCTGGAGGCAATAGACCGGAATATGTGGAATGCAACAGACGAGATGAAACAGAAACTGAGAGAGGTGTATCTGGAGATAGAGGGGATGATTGAGGATGACAGCGCATAG
- a CDS encoding ABC transporter substrate-binding protein: MTAHRIDEGIYHPKDLEDREISRAAPSPPGRIVSLTPIASELICIFGCIDRIVGRDDHSTFPPALGEKPAVGSGVYRTISAKRVLDLDPDIVVTGRRVPQEEFEKIGSAGIPVVVIGTGCELEALISNAWNLGRMLATEKKTGELVDFLERYANLIRDRIGSLNIESRPLVYNECAFRKYMTKACTAADEGIALAGGANIAHGEDLGRLAVSEEWLIGNNPDIIISQVSSTSPATVEMLLSKRDEILSRPELKGTNAIRNGRVYISHLSIRRGPRMVGYLLYLAKWFHPELFQDIDPAAVEKDMLQKFYGLNLEGAWAYPEV; encoded by the coding sequence ATGACAGCGCATAGGATCGATGAGGGCATCTATCACCCAAAAGATTTGGAGGATAGGGAAATTAGCAGAGCAGCACCATCTCCACCCGGCCGAATTGTCTCCCTGACGCCCATAGCATCAGAGCTTATCTGCATCTTCGGCTGCATCGACAGGATCGTGGGACGGGATGATCATTCCACATTTCCTCCTGCGCTTGGTGAGAAACCGGCGGTTGGGAGCGGCGTTTACAGGACGATCAGCGCAAAGCGGGTGCTGGATCTGGACCCCGATATCGTGGTCACAGGCAGGCGCGTCCCGCAGGAGGAGTTTGAAAAGATAGGGTCTGCAGGCATCCCTGTAGTCGTCATTGGGACTGGCTGCGAGCTGGAGGCTCTCATAAGCAACGCTTGGAACCTGGGCAGGATGCTTGCTACTGAGAAGAAGACGGGAGAGCTCGTAGATTTTTTGGAGAGATATGCGAACCTTATCAGAGATAGGATCGGGAGCCTGAATATCGAGAGCAGACCCCTTGTCTACAACGAATGCGCCTTTAGAAAATATATGACCAAAGCCTGCACAGCCGCGGATGAGGGTATAGCTCTTGCCGGGGGCGCAAATATAGCCCACGGTGAGGATCTGGGCAGGCTGGCAGTGAGCGAAGAATGGCTGATTGGGAATAACCCGGATATAATCATCTCTCAGGTCTCCTCTACTTCTCCAGCAACTGTCGAGATGCTGCTCTCAAAGAGGGATGAGATTCTGTCACGGCCGGAGCTGAAAGGAACCAACGCCATCAGAAACGGACGGGTCTACATAAGCCATCTCTCTATCAGAAGAGGGCCTCGAATGGTTGGATATCTGCTTTATTTGGCAAAATGGTTCCATCCCGAACTGTTCCAGGATATCGATCCGGCAGCGGTGGAAAAGGATATGCTGCAGAAGTTTTACGGGCTCAATCTGGAAGGGGCATGGGCCTATCCAGAGGTATGA